In one Methylobacterium sp. SyP6R genomic region, the following are encoded:
- a CDS encoding RidA family protein: MTPEQKLAELGLTLPQVPVPVANYVPYRIVGDLLYLSGQGPKRPDGTYRPGRLGRDATIEEGYADAQLAGLQLLAVAKAALGDLSRVKAVVKLLGMVNAEPDFADHPKVINGCSDLLVDVLGDAGRHARSAVGMGSLPNAMTVEVEAILQIAP; encoded by the coding sequence ATGACCCCCGAACAGAAGCTCGCCGAGCTCGGCCTGACCCTGCCCCAGGTGCCGGTACCGGTCGCCAACTACGTGCCCTACCGCATCGTCGGCGACCTGCTCTACCTCTCGGGCCAGGGTCCGAAGCGCCCGGACGGCACCTATCGCCCCGGCCGGCTCGGCCGCGACGCCACGATCGAGGAGGGCTACGCCGACGCGCAACTGGCGGGATTGCAGCTCCTCGCCGTCGCCAAGGCGGCGCTCGGCGACCTGTCGCGGGTCAAGGCGGTGGTGAAGCTGCTGGGGATGGTCAATGCCGAGCCCGATTTCGCCGACCATCCGAAGGTCATCAACGGATGCTCGGATCTTCTGGTCGACGTGCTCGGCGATGCCGGCCGCCACGCCCGCTCGGCGGTCGGGATGGGCTCGCTGCCCAACGCCATGACGGTCGAGGTCGAGGCGATCCTGCAGATCGCGCCCTGA